In Chryseobacterium oranimense, a single window of DNA contains:
- a CDS encoding molybdenum cofactor biosynthesis protein MoaE — MVDIKITEQILDLTDCFALASDPACGGIASFVGTVRNHTKGQSVTRLEYECYESMAVKEIQKIANEAISLFSVKNIVVHHRTGILFPGDAAVIIVVSDGHRNAVFDACSHIIENIKKTVPIWKKEIFEDGEEWVSAHP; from the coding sequence ATGGTTGATATAAAAATAACAGAACAGATACTGGATCTTACGGATTGCTTTGCCCTTGCTTCCGATCCTGCATGTGGAGGAATTGCATCATTTGTAGGAACAGTAAGGAATCATACCAAAGGTCAGTCTGTTACCCGTTTGGAATATGAATGCTATGAATCTATGGCAGTTAAGGAAATACAGAAAATAGCCAATGAAGCTATTTCTTTATTTTCAGTGAAGAATATTGTTGTTCATCATCGCACGGGAATCCTGTTTCCAGGTGATGCCGCTGTGATAATCGTAGTAAGTGATGGTCACAGAAATGCTGTTTTTGATGCATGCAGCCATATTATTGAAAATATAAAAAAAACTGTACCCATCTGGAAAAAAGAAATTTTTGAGGACGGAGAAGAATGGGTTTCAGCGCACCCATAA
- a CDS encoding MoaD/ThiS family protein, giving the protein MILKILAFGITKDIFGTSEKEIEIHEGASVKALKELLEKDFPELKKLKSYFIAVDDEYAEDDQIITVSNEIAIIPPVSGG; this is encoded by the coding sequence ATGATACTTAAAATATTGGCATTCGGAATAACGAAAGATATCTTCGGAACTTCAGAAAAAGAAATAGAAATACATGAAGGAGCAAGCGTTAAAGCACTCAAGGAACTTCTGGAAAAAGACTTTCCGGAACTGAAAAAATTAAAATCCTATTTTATTGCCGTTGACGATGAATATGCGGAGGATGATCAAATCATAACAGTCTCTAACGAAATAGCAATAATCCCTCCGGTAAGTGGTGGATAA